Within Populus trichocarpa isolate Nisqually-1 chromosome 6, P.trichocarpa_v4.1, whole genome shotgun sequence, the genomic segment tttattccctactctagcgccagtgaataaataaataaaaataaattgatttttacgcatgcatatatttttttatttttctagctaaataaaataaaatacaccgaataaaaataatataaatttaaaccggtatttttattcctgactctggcgtcagtgaataaaccaataaatttatattatttttattcatgcatacacattttttttattttttctatcttttttacttttctgttttttttgggCCTAGCCGGGTCACAGGCTTGACCCGGCtggccattgttttttttttttcaccagcAGGCGTGCGTGAACAATTCACGCACGCCCGCTATAGGAGCATGTAATTAAAATGCCAGAAGAAGGGAAAGCGCAACTTACCTGGTGCTGGAAGTGGCGATCCGGATTTTTCAGTCTTTCTTGGTCGTCTATCCTTGCCTCAAGATCCCTGCGTTCGTTCGTTCCCCTTCTGTCGGTGTTCCCTTCTGTCAGCTGCTCgttcctctccttttttttttagccttttccTCTGGTTTTGGAAGCTGGTGTTGGAGAAGAGGCGGTCAGTGGGTTTCTTGTTTCACTGTCCTCCTCTCTACGTCCCTTTTCCTTGTTTTGCTGTGTTATTCCTTgtttctctggtttttttttttttgtcccctCTCTGTTTTCGTTTGTGCTCTCTGTTTACTTCTTTCGTGTTCTCCCCCTCAGTTTTTTTCGTTCTCAGTCGCTCTCTATCTCTCCTGCCGGTTCCCCCTGGCTTTTTCGTGCTCCTCGGTTCtactcttgtttttctttccctcGTTTCTGCCCTTTTTCCCTAGTTTTTCTTCCCCCTGTTCGTGGCTTTTTCTTTAGcctcctctgtttctttgagaagaaacagaGGAATGCAAGTctgctcttcttcttccttttccccCCCTCGgttctgtctctctctctcggtgTGTTTCTGTTTTCGTTGTTTTAAGGCCGGTATTGGTAAGGGAAGGGTTCACTTCTGGTATGGGGttctaaaacaacacttaaaaATTCGGCTGGTATCTTTAGGTTTCTCTCTTTTGGTTTCGTTCGTCCCCTCTCTCTCCAACCAACCTCTGCTCTCGGTGCTGCTCGGTTTATATAGGGCTCGACGGGTGGTAACGGGAGGTAGGCTAACGGTCGGCCACCATTAAGGCGCCCATAACTGAAGCCAACGGACGACGATTACTGCTGCAACGTTCTTCCCTCCATTACTGCAGAAACGGTCACTGgcttaaaggagaagaagatgaacagcatcctcaaaacgacgccgtttggaGATAAACAGGCCATTTTCACTTTGACCcatgaagttttgaaaattttataattaaaccccTGGTTTAAACAGTAATTTTCCCTGCATTTCGGCGCCTTTTACAAGTTAGTCCTTGTACTTTAATCTGCCGCAATCGTatccccaattaaccccaaactttgctatttcttcaattaagtccctgatttcattaatttaattaaatccaaagtccaattaagtctaaaacttatcaattctccaattaagcccctgattggattaattaaattaattccaagcttaattaagtctcaaaacttatcaattctccaattaaacccttgattggatgaattaaattaatttcaagtttaattaagtctaaaaatttatcaattctccaattaaacccttgattggattaattaaattaattccaagctcaattaagtctcaaaacttatcaattctccaattaaacccttgattggattaattaaattaattccaagcttaattagattaatttcaaagtttaattaaaccccaaaacttctaatcatgttgcccttaacccaaattttaattcattcttcatttatctcatttcacttgtttttttataattatttttttttatcatcatcatcatttttttttatccttttcagtaaataaaataataataataattaaaataaaatggtcaaaaattgggttatgacaataataataataataataataatacaattcaataaataaaaaaaataaaaaaacaaattaactaaaaaataacgtCGAGATACGAGACTCCTGATTTAAAGCACGACACTAACTAGACAAACACCTATCAACAATATATAACATgcaaataaactcaaaaaataatttggatagTTAATAAAATGCGTAAAATGAACTTAGGCGAAAAACATAGCTTAGGTTACTTTTCCTTAGAAAGGATTGAATAAAGGTTATTTTTATCATTCGTTAAGCATAACCAACCCCTTGCCTATATCTATAAAACCAATACATATTTTAGAATTCTTAGTCTCCTTAAAGAATTAGGTTGTAACTCCATTCTCCatattccttttcattttgaagGTCCTATTTACTTTGGATGTAACAAACATCTACAATACCTAAGTTTTCATGTCAAACTTAtagttaacatttttttagtagatttaattatgtaatcatttctatttaaaattagaatgttttcaataaaaagatacaataatataacttttatctatgtttttcataaaaatacatttatcaacttcattaattttaaacttatttgaCAATATAATCGTGTCAAAATTTTCATAACATTATTTAGGTACTTAtttcaaaccatataatgaCCTAACAAGTTTAAagactttcttttcttatccatTTACAACAAACTACTCTGGTTGTTCCACATAAACCTATACATCTAGGTCCCCATTCAAGAAAGTTGTTTTTACATtcatttgatgtatttcaagcttattaataattaaaatgactATTAATGTTCATATAAAAGTTATTCTTTACATAAATGGACATATATCAAAATAGTCCATACCTTCATGTTGATTGAATCTTTTAACAAGTCTTGTTTTATGTTTGTCAATATTTCCATCaactttcatttgttttttgaaaattcaaatgtaaatttTTGAGGTTATTACAAGCATCATAGGAATCTTGGGCATTTAGATCATTGTTGTGGAGGGTGTCACGGTCGCGGTCTTTTGCTAGGCAACTGCAGGCAATTGTGAATAATTTGGTTGTGCCGCGAGGGAATGAAGTTGTGGGCACTAATGGAATTGCGGTGGCTGTTTATACAATGAATAGGATCTTGCTTCTTGTAATGTGGGCACTTGTGGTTGCGATTCCATGCCAGGAAAGAGGGTTgcaagtgcttttttttttttttttttttattcctaggCATTTTCCATGGGCACTGTTGGTGGTGTTGTTGCTCGAGAGGATTTTGGAGTTGTCATGGGAAAGGGTCGGGAGAAATGCTTGTAGGTTATTGAGAGAACTTCATCAGATGGATAAGTGTGCGAGGGTTATGAGCGAATTGACGGATTGGGTTCAGTTTCCGTTTCTCAGAGGAAAAGGAAGGTGTTCATAGGATTGTTAGCCGGACTGAAGGGCTTGATTCTCTGGAAGGCCTAATCATGAGTGATGGGCCATTTTTTATTTgggaaatgaaaatatataaaaaataggaatgattattttcaatttaatttaatttttacctataaaaataaccaaattgattaaaaaaaaaaactgaactgaaaccagttcaaaccgactgATTTCAATTCggttattttataacaaaaacaaaactcaaccGACTGGTTATAATCTTAGGCATGGTTCGAAAATCAATAAAAGCTTTTCAGTCAATGGATGGTGCTATTGTGAAGCAGTCTAACCAATCATCGGAATATGTTGAAACTATTTAACTGTAGGTTTATGTTTCCCTTAGAAAGTTATTTTGGGTTTTATCTAACGAAGATTTCTGGTGTTACAAGTTAATAATATCTTCAGGCACACTCaggttttattgaatttttttttgcagatgTAATCTGGAAAGTGTCTGAGTTCAAGAAGGATCATCATGCTTACATttcatctgtatttttttttatatatattgtacatAAAGTATTTGATATGAAATATATAGTTGTAATGTTAGTTTGATGtaaaaatagcaataataatattgtaatgACTCTTTgaccattaaaataaatataatgataaatctGTAAATAATAATGAGCAAGGTTGATGatgtaaattgttatttatcATGTAAATATCgtagtataatttatttatttttaactataatgAAAAAGTATAAACACAATAAGTCTATATATGaggtttttaataattatactagccattttaatttaatttaatttaatactctATTATAAATCGTAGCCTTTTGTTTTGGGCCTGGGTATAGATTCTATTGCAAGGATCCCAGTCTGACTGCCTGTTATGGACTTTCCGATTGTATTTCAAGATCACAATCCCTTCAGTAATTGAGAAACTTTGGGCATAAGACTACCAAATAACTCACAAACTTTGCGGCGTGAATCACTTtgtacattttttaaaaacctttttccgagggaaaaatagataaattttcaataaattctaTGATATAGactaacatgttattttttttatttttattttttactaaaaatgcTTTATTGAATTTCCTATAATATcctaattaacaatatatttgaaactttgctatttatttttggctaaaaaaaaagttggatagactaaatcatttttaaacaatatttttatgctATTTGAAGGTTTAGAACTCTAGAACAAACTATTGGAAGGTACCCACCAATCATCATGAattgttaaggaaaaaaatgaatagagGCTGAATGACCCATCGTTTGAGttaaaaccctagaaattagggtttttaatttgacatttgataaagtttcaatttagtcattcttCTAATTGTGGCATATGCACTagtaattaacacaaaaaactttttaattgtataaaatttaacCCCCACCAAACTTAAATATCAGCCCTTAATTAAGTtggttgtcttttttattttgattattggtTATAGATTTATGCATTTTGATCTTCAATTGActaacaaatttttaatttttttaatttgacccctgatttggtcaattttaaCCTCTATATTTACGCttctttttccaatttgattcttggttttaaatttctttaattaaatccctatttttctatcaatcttcaatatttatgcaattcaacctaaaactttaatttctttcagttaaagtctaaattgatttttaaaaatcaatttttcttgcaattaagctgtaaataaattcaaatacacCTTGAAATATTCTAATTGAGACCTTAAacgttttattttgaattttaaattttcctcctcaaattgaattttcttttgtaataaGACTTTCATCAGTAAAAAATACactgtaaattattttttaatcttgtataTTTGATATTCCTTGGTCAGCCTAGATAATTTCCTAGGCGTTCTAGTATACTCTTCTCactaatatatcttttttttctgatatttttttgatttgttttatattttctttttcctctatttttagtttcatcttaaaaatgagtaacaacaatgCCGACAATATTTCCTTGGTGTTTCTCAATAATATGGTAGTGTAAGTAAAATTCCTTTACAATAATGTTAAGTTCATAGTGGTTGAAGGCTGAATCATGAAGCCGAATCGTCTCTGGGATTAGTTGTGTTGAATTTTTAACTGCTTAATATAACTAATTTCTATCTcctctaggaaaaaaaaaaaaaaaactttcacatTATTATAGAATCTCAATCTAGAATACTGAATACGAATGACAAACTGTTGATCCAAGCAGAATGATTTGCCAAAGATGTTCCTTAATTGATTGAAACCTATCAGACGAATTCTATGCATTTTAAGTTCAAATATATGTATAGATCATTGGAGGTAAAACTTGCTTAAATACCGAGAATTAATAGCCAAAAGCCCATTACTGCCCATATTTACTAACTACTAATTTGGAATTTGGAATTCATTTTACAAATCCCGATTTCGCAGTAGCGCAATGAAAGACAGGGGAGCAAAAGATTTGTGTCATTCTCGCTCACTAGCCAGCTACCTCCCTCCATTCCAGTTATGGATTGCTTGTAGCACTGCTTGTTTCACGACTTGAGCATCATGACCTTGGTTctgtaaaatgaaaaatatttgatgcaaaaaatttagtaaagtaatttttctatcaaatatagatggatgaattgttttttatttatttatttttggtaagCAGAGATTCATTGATAAAACtcttgaaaaggataaaaaaattagggaagCCCACGATAACCCCTCTAAATACTTCTCTACTCTGGCTAAAAGATAATAGATTGCAACCATTCCAAGCCACTGCTACAAACCAAAAATAGACATAGAAGCATGGATTGTGCCCACAATCCTAATTAGCATCGTTTGTTTCTCATGAAATTGCTCAATGGATAACTATTGTATTCCAATGCTGTCCACCCATTATTGTGTACTGTAGAAAGTCCAAAACATGTGGTTCAAACGTTGTTTCTAAGTTGCACAAGTGAGATCAATTTTGTTTGGTTGctgtttattaattttgagaATGATGCTTGAGACATAAAGTATATAATATCAGCGCATTTAACAAGTAAATGTAAATATTATACTTACAAAACAAGCAATTGTTTAGTTGATAAAATTAGAGCACTGATAAAGAATGCAATTTCTTACTTGGTCTCCACCAATTGCTTCCAGTAGGAAGTTGTCTTCGCAAGAAACCCTAGCATCAAGCACATCAAGGCCTAGTTCATCAAAGGCTTCAAGTATGGAGACAAGTAAACCAGGGCAATTCTTTcctgaaaatacattaataaggAAACCCTTTTCTAGTGTTTCCACCGTAACCTGCTGAAgtatatatgaaaagaaatattaagtagaaaagaaattgaagacttCCACAAAGTGTATAAgaattgaaaatataagaaatttaagaacaaaaaaaggggGAATTGTAGTGAATATACTCGCACCGCAGATAATGAATTTTGAGGGGTTGAAGATGTTCCAATCTCATGGTTTAGTCTATCCACCTTTTTCTTCAACTCTCCTATATATTTTGATGCATCTACTATGATTGAGGTTTTGTTCATCTATATATCAAAATCACCAATTAATTGTaacaaagtgtaaaaaaaaaacccaaagatTGCACGATTGTAAGATTACTAATTTATGGTTCACGAAGAAGATcggaactatatatatatatatataatttaaaaaaaggagaggaagaggaagaggaagaggaagaggaagaggaaattAAGAACTGAAACTAATTAAAGCTTGAAGGGGGTACAGGCGTTTACAGCATTAGAATTGGTAGCGGCACGTAGCTTCTCGTAAAGAGCtgccttctttttcttcttggaaGACATTCTTCTTTTCCGCCTACCTCTCCCTTGCTTATTTTTTCACTGCAAGCTTTTGAGGATTTTATAACCAGAAGATGACCTCTCCAACTCTATCATTGCTTGTTCGTTTCCTGCATGGATTCTTCCGTTTCCTCAAATGAAATCATAATTCTGTAgtaaatttacaattttaaccatcttttttcttgttttatatatataaaaaaatagtttcaaataTTAATCTCAATTATACACCTACCTTTATttgtctttgtgtgtgtgtgtgtgtgtgtgattgaATCTGGgatctctttaaaaaaacatatgaaaatggtatttattttcaaattcaaaatcatatagTTACCGAGAATATTATAGTATCACCATTATCCAATTTATATATCTTGGAACTAGAGTAcgtttttattagttttgaattATTCAACGGAAAAAAAACCTCCTTAATTTTCACATAATTCCCTCAATTCCAGGGTGGTGAATCATATTTAATCTCATATCAGTTTCAAGCTATTAGGGATATGTTATGCACCCTCTCAAATTCTTCGATTAAGAATTGCAGAGACTCGTAGTTTAAGAAT encodes:
- the LOC7487355 gene encoding transcription factor SCREAM2 isoform X3 codes for the protein MSSKKKKKAALYEKLRAATNSNAMNKTSIIVDASKYIGELKKKVDRLNHEIGTSSTPQNSLSAQVTVETLEKGFLINVFSGKNCPGLLVSILEAFDELGLDVLDARVSCEDNFLLEAIGGDQNQGHDAQVVKQAVLQAIHNWNGGR
- the LOC7487355 gene encoding transcription factor SCREAM2 isoform X2 — translated: MSSKKKKKAALYEKLRAATNSNAMNKTSIIVDASKYIGELKKKVDRLNHEIGTSSTPQNSLSAVRVTVETLEKGFLINVFSGKNCPGLLVSILEAFDELGLDVLDARVSCEDNFLLEAIGGDQNQGHDAQVVKQAVLQAIHNWNGGR
- the LOC7487355 gene encoding transcription factor SCREAM2 isoform X4, translated to MSSKKKKKAALYEKLRAATNSNAMNKTSIIVDASKYIGELKKKVDRLNHEIGTSSTPQNSLSAVTVETLEKGFLINVFSGKNCPGLLVSILEAFDELGLDVLDARVSCEDNFLLEAIGGDQNQGHDAQVVKQAVLQAIHNWNGGR
- the LOC7487355 gene encoding transcription factor SCREAM2 isoform X1 is translated as MSSKKKKKAALYEKLRAATNSNAMNKTSIIVDASKYIGELKKKVDRLNHEIGTSSTPQNSLSAVRQVTVETLEKGFLINVFSGKNCPGLLVSILEAFDELGLDVLDARVSCEDNFLLEAIGGDQNQGHDAQVVKQAVLQAIHNWNGGR